The following is a genomic window from Verrucosispora sp. WMMD573.
CCAGCGCTTGCCGACGAAGGGCACGTCGCAGACGATCCGTGGGGTGGCGTACCCGGGCAGATAGCCCATGATGTCGTGCTGGAGCTGCTGGGCGTGCCAGACCGGGACGCGCCAGTGCTCCGCGTTGGGGATCATGTCGCACATGTAGAAGTAGTAGGGGAGGATGCCGGCCTCACCCTGTAGTGCGAAGCAGAGGTCGAGCAGGTCGGTGCTTGTCGCGTTGACCCCGCGCATCAGGACGCCCTGGTTGCGTACGTCGCGAACGCCGATGTCGAGGGCGGTCTGGGCGGCCCGGGCGACCAGTGGGGTGAGTGACTGGGCGTGGTTGACGTGGGTGTGGATGGCGAGGTTGACGCCCCGGCGGGCGGCGGTGCGGGCGACCCGTTCCAGGCCCTCCACGACGTCGGGTTGCAGCCAGTGCTGGGGCAGGCCCATGAGGGCCTTGGTGGCGAGCCGGATGTCGCGGATGGTTTCGATCTCCAGTAGGCGCATCAGGTACGACTCAAGGTTGCGCCAGGGCACGTTGGCCACGTCGCCGCCGGAGACCACGACGTCGCGTACGCCGGGGTGGGCCTTGAGGTAGTCGATGTGGGCGTCGTAGCGGTCGACGGGCTTGAGGCTGAGCTTGAGCTTGTCCACCGTGGGGGTGGAGTTGCCGACCAGGTCCATGCGGGTGCAGTGCCCACAGTACTGCGGGCAGGTGGAGAGCAGTTCGGCGAGCACCTTGGTGGGGTAGCGGTGGGTGAGTCCCTCGGCGACCCACATGTCGTGTTCATGGAGGGAGTCGCGGGTGGCGTAGGGGTGTGACGGCCAGTCGGTGCGCCGGTCGGAGGCGACGGGGATCATGTAGCGCCGGATCGGGTCGGCGAGCAGCGCGTCGGTGGTGGGCGGGCCGTACGGTGCCATGGTGTTGATCATTTGTGGGGTCACCAGCATGGACATGGTGGCCAGGGCGCGTTGGTCGGCTTCGAGGTCGGCGTAGAAGGTGTCGTCGACGGTGTCGCCGAGCACGGTGCGCAGTTGCTTGAGGTTCTTGACGCAGTTGACGCGTTGCCACTGGGCGCTCTGCCACTGGTCGCGGGTGACGTCGCGCCAGCCGGGGAAGCGGGTCCAGTCGGGTTCGACGAGTGGGCTGCGGCGGTATTCGTAGGGCTGGCCGGTGCGGGTGGTGGGGGCCGGCGGGGTTGCCGGGATGGTCTGCACCGGCGGTCGGGTCTGGGTCACGGCCCCTCCTCTGCTCTGCCTGAGTGATCGGCGAACCGAAGGCTACTGGAAAAATTTCGGTAGAGAAATTAGTCTGCCGTAAGTTTTCCCGCTAAGCGAGTCCAAGGCGAAGTTTCGGGCGGTCGGACAGGGGAGGTTGGTGTGACGTCACCGGTGGGTCTGCATCGGGTTCTGGAGCCCGGGGGCGTGTTGCCACAGGCGGCCTGGCGGCTCGACACGCGTCCGGAGATCGCGCCGAACGAGGTGCGGATCCGGGTGGAGCGGCTGAACCTGGACGCGGCGAGTTTCCGGCAGTTGTCCGTCAAGCACGGCGGGGACGGCGAGGCCATCCGGGCCGAGGTGCTCGACATCATCGCGTCCCGGGGCAAGATGCAGAACCCGGTGACGGGGTCGGGCGGGATGCTGATCGGCACGGTCGAGGAGGCGGGTCGACGTTCGCCGTTGGGGCTCAAGGCGGGTGAGCGGGTGGCCACGCTGGTCTCGTTGACCTTGACTCCGCTGGTGGTGACCGACGGATTGGCCGGTTGGGACGGCCGGAGTGAGCAGGTGCCGTGTGCGGGGTGGGCGATTCTGTTCGCCCGGTCGGTCGCGGCGGTGCTGCCGAAGGATCTGGATCCGCAGCTGTCCCTGGCGGTGTTGGACGTGTGTGGTGCGCCGGCGTTGACGTCGCGGGTGGTGTCCCGGTACGTGGCCGAACGGGCGGTCGAGGGGGATGCCCGACCGGTGGCGGTGGCGGTGGTCGGCGGTGCGGGCAAGAGCGGTTCGTTGGCGCTGGCGGCGGCGCGACGGGCGGGCGCGGGTCGTACGGTCGGGGTGGTGCCGGTGGTCGCGGAGCGTGACGCGCTGGTGGCGGCGGGTCTGGCCGACGCGGTGGTGTTGGCCGACGCCCGTGATCCGGTGGCGTTGTCGACGGCGGTGACCTCGGCCCTCGGAATGCCGGCGGATGTGACGGTGGTGTGCGTGGATGTGCCGGGCTGCGAGCACGGTGCGGTGTTGGCGACCGCCGACGGCGGCACGGTGATCTTTTTCTCGATGGCGACGAGCTTCGCGGCGGCGGCGTTGGGTGCGGAGGGTCTGGCGGCGGACGTGACGATGCTGGTCGGCAACGGGTACGTGCCGGGGCACGCGGAGTTGGCGTTGGGTGTGCTGCGGAGTGAGCCGGGGGTGCGTGGGCTGTTCGAGGCTCGGCTGGCGGCAGACTGAGGCCATGACGAACAACCCCTCGACGTTGTACCGCGCCGGTGTGCTGCACTGCCCGGCGGATCCGTCCGCGACGGCGTTGCTGGTCCGTGACGGGCGGATCGTGTGGCTGGGCTCGGATGCCGACGCTCCGTCGGCGGACCGGGTGGTGGAGCTGGACGGTGCGTTGGTGACGCCGGCTTTCGTGGACGCGCACGTGCATGTCAGCGACACCGGGCTGGTGTTGTCCGGGCTGGATCTGTCCGGGGTGCGGTCGGCCGGTGAGTTGTTGGACGCGGTGTCGGCGTACGCGGCGGGGCTGCCGGCGGACGCGGTGGTGCTGGGTCACGGGTGGGACGAGTCGACGTGGGCGGTGGCGCAGCCGCCGTCGGCGGCGCGGTTGGGTCGGGCGGCAGATGCTCGGCGGGTGTACCTGTCGCAGGCGTCGATTCATTCGGCGTTGGTGTCGGAGGCGTTGTTGGCGGCGTGTCCGGAGGCGGTGGCGGCGCCGGGGTACGACGAGTCGGGTTGGCTGCGTCGGGACGCGCACCATGTGGTGCGGGCGGTGGCGCGGGCGTCGGTGACGCGGGCGCAGCGGGTGGCGGCGCAGCGGGTGGCGTTGGAGCGTGCGGCGTCGGTGGGGATC
Proteins encoded in this region:
- a CDS encoding zinc-binding alcohol dehydrogenase → MGLHRVLEPGGVLPQAAWRLDTRPEIAPNEVRIRVERLNLDAASFRQLSVKHGGDGEAIRAEVLDIIASRGKMQNPVTGSGGMLIGTVEEAGRRSPLGLKAGERVATLVSLTLTPLVVTDGLAGWDGRSEQVPCAGWAILFARSVAAVLPKDLDPQLSLAVLDVCGAPALTSRVVSRYVAERAVEGDARPVAVAVVGGAGKSGSLALAAARRAGAGRTVGVVPVVAERDALVAAGLADAVVLADARDPVALSTAVTSALGMPADVTVVCVDVPGCEHGAVLATADGGTVIFFSMATSFAAAALGAEGLAADVTMLVGNGYVPGHAELALGVLRSEPGVRGLFEARLAAD
- a CDS encoding lysine 2,3-aminomutase, whose protein sequence is MTQTRPPVQTIPATPPAPTTRTGQPYEYRRSPLVEPDWTRFPGWRDVTRDQWQSAQWQRVNCVKNLKQLRTVLGDTVDDTFYADLEADQRALATMSMLVTPQMINTMAPYGPPTTDALLADPIRRYMIPVASDRRTDWPSHPYATRDSLHEHDMWVAEGLTHRYPTKVLAELLSTCPQYCGHCTRMDLVGNSTPTVDKLKLSLKPVDRYDAHIDYLKAHPGVRDVVVSGGDVANVPWRNLESYLMRLLEIETIRDIRLATKALMGLPQHWLQPDVVEGLERVARTAARRGVNLAIHTHVNHAQSLTPLVARAAQTALDIGVRDVRNQGVLMRGVNATSTDLLDLCFALQGEAGILPYYFYMCDMIPNAEHWRVPVWHAQQLQHDIMGYLPGYATPRIVCDVPFVGKRWVHMVTEYDRERGISYWTKNYRTSIESADLEALSKRYAYYDPIDTLPDAGQQWWRVHRDD